GATATCTGCAATATTGCAAACATCACTAGGACCAAAATGTATGAACAAATTAATAGTTAaccatataaataaaaaaatagtttcgAGTGATTGtataactattttaaatgatttaGAAATAAACCATCCTgttgttaatattttaaaaaagttatcTGAAACAATGAATTATGAATATGGtgataatacaaattatgtttttacGATAGCTACTGAAATGTTAGAAAAAGCTAGCTATTTAATTCATGATGGGTTCAAtgtaaatgatataataaatggaTTCAAAATTggatataatgaaatagataaaatattaacagAATCAACTAGctataaaattgaaaatttttatgatgataaagaaatatttaaagtTATAAAATCTGCAATGggtacaaaaaaattatcaaataattatgatacATTAATTAgtttattatcaaaatgtTTATCAACTTTGATGCcagaaaaaattgaaacaTTTGATGTTGATAATATAAGAATAACGAAATTAAATGGAGGGAACTTAATCGATTCTCAATTTGTAATGGGTATGGTTATATCTAAAGAACCAAATggaattgtaaaaaaaaaagaaaatgcaCAAGTTATGATACTTAATTGTGGATTAGAAGCAGCAACAACAGAAACTAAAGGAACTGTATTATTACGAAATGCTCAAGAGTTAGTCAACTTTACTAAAGGGGAAGAAgatcaaatgaaaaaaattattgaaaatattaaacaaGCTGGTGTTGATGTTATAATTGTAAATGGTGCAATTTCTGATATTGCTCAACATTTTTGTGatgcaaataatattatgacATTAAAAATTACATCTAAATTTGAAACTATCAGA
This portion of the Plasmodium chabaudi chabaudi strain AS genome assembly, chromosome: 3 genome encodes:
- a CDS encoding T-complex protein 1 subunit theta, putative, with protein sequence MFANKLGMNALLKDGYRVVKNSEDAILKNIEACKEISAILQTSLGPKCMNKLIVNHINKKIVSSDCITILNDLEINHPVVNILKKLSETMNYEYGDNTNYVFTIATEMLEKASYLIHDGFNVNDIINGFKIGYNEIDKILTESTSYKIENFYDDKEIFKVIKSAMGTKKLSNNYDTLISLLSKCLSTLMPEKIETFDVDNIRITKLNGGNLIDSQFVMGMVISKEPNGIVKKKENAQVMILNCGLEAATTETKGTVLLRNAQELVNFTKGEEDQMKKIIENIKQAGVDVIIVNGAISDIAQHFCDANNIMTLKITSKFETIRICKLLNVHSLVKLRTPEPEEIGKVSSIYVTEIASKKVTIINSKNKKLGTILLRGATNNLLDETERCIHDGINAVKNAIKSNSFVYGGGCTEVQLYYKIKKLSQELKGIDNCSVKMFAESFLSIPRILATNSGYNNTDVVNRLISEHSKGNVEACVNIDRNDEFITSAKKNNIYDNLKCKKYAIDLAFEALQTILKIDQIILAKPAGGPKPRDKNPDFDEDF